Below is a genomic region from Nitrospirota bacterium.
CTAAGATTATTGTTCAGAATGAACCTAAGATGGCGATTGCGTGAAATGTAGGTTAGAATGAACCTCAGGTCTTGACAGTTCTTTTATAGATATATGAAGGAACTAATCAGATTCAGAGGAATGTCATAGCACAGGCTTTGATTAAAGATGCGGCGAGGAAGAAATAGAAGGGGTTTTAGCCTACCCCAAATCCAGTGCGAATTTTATAGCCTTTTTTATATCTGTCAGCTTATCGCTCCTAAGCAATGTGATTCTTTCGGTAAGAAGTTCTTTACGGATGGTCATGATTGTATCAAGATTTACCGCACACTTTTTCGGCATGCCGTCTTCGGGTCCAAGCAGGACTTCAACGGGGATTCCCCTTATTGTTCTTGTAACCTCTGCTACTGTTACTGCATTTCTTATAGAATATGCCTCGTCCCTCGAAAGAAGCACTACAGGACGCTTTCCAACCGGAAGCGGAAGATTAGCCCACCAGATCTCACCCTGCTTCAATCCCAGTCCTCTTTAGACAGAATCTCAATGGATGCTTTTTCTATAGCTTTTATCTCAGGCAGTTTTTCTGGATGTTTTTTATAGCCTTCTTCGTATAATCTTATCAGCCTTTCCTTTTCTGCTTTATCTCTAAGAAGCCTGATTGCTTCAGTTATAACACCGCTCCTTGTGATACCCTCTTTTTTCCTTACAGTCTCGATTGCCTTGAAGTCCTCATCAGTTATGCTTATTGCCAGTTTAACTGCCTTTGACATTAGGAACCTCCAGTATGATTATTTTCATACTGAAGTATGACTAATCTCGAAATAAAAAGTCAATACTACTATCTCCTGCCGAGCCAATCGGCAGGGAAGGTTCTATCTTTAGCAGGGAATCCAGAAAGGCAGTTGGAGGCGTTTAAGAAGGCATTGGGATTCCTGCTTTTTTAAGCACCCTGTTGATTTCCTCTGGCATTGTCCTCATGTCTCCTGCCAGGTAAGAGTCCTCTGCTATGAGCTTTATCACCTTTATCATGAAGTCCCTTTTCCTACTGCTCATCTTATCGAGGGTTTCGAGTTTGTGCATATAAAATTCCATAGATGCCCTTCCAAGCTCATCCCTTACCTCATTTAGTGTCATATTCTTTGGCTTTACTACAGGCTCAACGAGATTATATTTGCTATAGTCCCGTACTTCTACATAGGGCTTAAGCTCAGGATATATCTCCGAATAAGGCCAGGGGGCTATGGCAAGGAAGAATGCAAGGTCAGGGTTATAGTGCTTTGCAAGCTCAACTGTCTGCCTCATGCTGTCCTTTGTATCATCGGGCATTCCAAGGACAAAGGAGGTCTCTGAGACGATGTCCTGTTCATTTATCAAATCCAGTGCCCTTCTGGATTCCTCCACCTTGATGTCTTTCTTGAATATATTCAGGGTCGTCTGCGAGGTGGACTCCACACCCACATATATGTGGTCAACCCCTGCCTCTTTGTACTTCCACATAATGTCTTCATCCCTCAGAATATCATCGACCCTCGTTTCAAGAAGGAGCCTTGTATCAAGCCCCCGTTTCATCTTAAGGTCAAGAATTTGCTCCCACCTTTTTCTTGAAAGCGTTGGTGTCTCATCGGAGAGCATTACGACATTCACGCCATATCTGTCTCTTAGATATTCAAGCTCGGCTATGAAATTTTCAGGGCTTCTTGCCCTCCATCGCCTCTGCCAAAAAAGCTGTTGACTGCAGAAACTGCACTGCTGGGAGCACCCCCTCGAGGAGCTTACAATAGCAAGGACAGAGCCTTCCATAGGTTTATATGTATAGTGATGCCAGTCTATGAGGTCCCATGCAAGGGGAAGTCCGTCGAGGTCTTTTATGAGGGCTTTCATGGCTGTTACAACTACCGTGCTACCTTTTAAGAATGCTATTGATTTTACTTTTTCAGGATTATCGCCTGCACTCAAACAGTCCATGAGCTCAACCATGGTCTCCTCGCCCTCTCCCCTTACGATGTAATCCACATAGCCATGTTGCTCCGTGAGCACCTCCTCGTAGCAGAATGTAGGATGGACATTGCCTATGACAGTGACAACCTCAGGATTGACCTGCTTGGCTAATTTTAAAACCTTCAGGGCATCTACGATTTCTGCTGTAAAGGCAGTTGTAGCAACCACATCGGGCTTTGAGTCCATGATGCGCCTTTCGATGTCTTCGTAAGTATGCCTTAAGCTCATGGCGTCGTAGATTTCAGGCTCATAGCCTGCGCCCCTCAGAGAGCCTGCTATATATACGAAGCCCACATTGAGCCAGACCCCGGCAGATTCAACCACGCCCGAATGGTAAGGAGGGGTTATAAGCATGATTCTTTTAATTTTCATTTTTATATTTTACCAGAGGGATTATACGAAGAGTATCTTTTTAAATCTCTTCTTTGCCCTCATTTGAATATCACCGTGTACTGCCAGTAAGTGCCGAGGCCAAAGATGGAAAAAAGGATTATGTGCTTTGCCAGAAGCATCTTTCTCCTGAACCTCTCTGATTCCTCTCCATATACGCTTCCGATGTAGGCATAGGTGAAGGTTCTGCCCACGCCGGCAACAAGCACAGTGGCAATACAAGCTATGCCGATATAGAAGAACTCTCTCTGAATTTCAGAGATAAGAGGCACAAGGGCTTCATCCTGCACCCTCTCGAGCCACCAGACCACAAACACCGTTGCCGCCCAACATCCCGCGGCAAAATCGTGGACGAATCCCACGAAGATGGTGAATATTTTTTTCCTAAACGCTTTTTCCATCGGCAATAGTTTTTACCCTCATTTGCCATTCTTGGTAGGCTATCTTCATCCCACGACGAACAGGTAATTGTCGCATCAAAGAGGCTAAATGGGTCGTGGGAAACCCAGTCAGGGGAATATCGAACAGATGCCCAAATAACTTTTTTAAACTTAGTAATTTAAGAGAAACCCGATAAAATTTTTCTTCTCTTGCCTCAGGGCTCATCTCGGGCAAGGGATGTTCGAAAACAGCATGTGCACCGTCATAAAATTCCCAGCCTTTATCTTTGAATAAGAACGGTTTATATTCCTGATAGAGATCTGTACCTGGATAGGGGACCAAAAGCGCAGGATGAACATTAACTCCCAGTCTGTCTGCAACTTCTACTGTTCGGTCAAAGTCATCAAGGGTATCCGCTCTTCCACCGAGCATCACCGACAGCGTTATATCGATGCCGTAATCCTTTACCATCTTAACCGCATCTTCCCGATTTCTACCCATTTTTTCTGCCGCACAATACGCCTTAAGCCCCTCATCGGAAAATGTTTCCCATCCTACCCATAGTGAGATAAGTCCACTGTCTTTTGCTGACTTAAGGAGTTTATGACCCAATGGAGTCTGCACTGCCTGCAAATCGCCATAACCAAACCATTTTTTCTTCGAACCTTTTAAGGCACTAAAGAGGTCTATGGCTCTCTGGATATTGCCTACCCAAATATTTTCGTCGGCATTTAAGTAAATACTCCCCTGGCAAGTCTCTATTTCTTCGACTACATCTTTTATGGGACGGTAACGAATAGTGTCTCCAAAAAACTTTCTTGACGAACAAAAACTACACCTATAAGGACAACCCCGCACAGTAAAGATAACACTGATTCTATATGGATGATTTGTAAGACCTTTCAAAGGAAATGGTACATTATCTAAAGGGAGAGGTTCGCCGTAATAAAAGGATTTCAAGCTTTCTCTTTGTGCATCATGTAGAACTTCGCTCCAGACCGATTCCGCCTCGCCTACAACCACCGAATCCGCATGTGCCTTTGCCTCTAAAGGCAGGGCAGTCGGATGTATCCCTCCTAAAACAACATGGATGCCCATTTTCCTTAAGGCATCGGCAAGCTTGTATCCCCATGTGGCTGTACTTGTTTTACAACTTATACCCACTAGGTCGGCATCTATATCTTTCGGGGAAAAGGAAGAAAAATTTCCATCCACAAGTTGGATTTCTGCATCTGGCATCGTCCTCTTTGTAAGAGCAGCAAGATATTCTAAAGTCAAGGGTGCAATTGGTGCCTTGCCAAAGGGCATTGGTGGCATAATAAGACAAACTTTCATTACTCTGGGCATCTAAATAGCTTACATCAGCATTTGTCAGTTTTGCAAGCAAATCGCACTAAGAATCCCTCTTAAAAACACAGAGGAGAGCTATTTAGTAAATCGATAATTCTCCGCCTTCCAGTTTTTATATGCCTTTTCCATGGCACGTTTCATTGGAATCTGTTTCATAAGAGAAAGCAGGTGTGTCATAGGGAAACCTTTTAATCGGATGTCGAATAGATGTTTCATTATCCTTGTTTTGCTCAACAATCTGAGCGATGCCTTATAAAACATACTCTCTCTCTCTTTTGGGGTCATCGTAGGGTGTTCAAAGACAGCATGGACGCCCGCATAATATTCCCATCCTTTACCCTTAAAAAGATAAGGTTTATATTCTTCGTAAAGTTCCGTGCCAGGCAGAGGCGTAAGCAGTACAGGATGGATTCCCACTCCAAGTCTTTCTGCAAGCTCGATAATCCTGTCAAAATCTGCAGTAGTATCTTCCCTTCCGCCTATTACCACAAAGAGAGTGACATCGATACCATAACCCTTTATTTTTTTTACGGCATCTTCCCTGTTTTTGCCCTGTTTGGCAGAGGCACGATACATATTAAGCATTCTTTGAGATAATGTCTCCCATCCAACCCATACCGAAAACAGTCCGCTATCTCTTGCCGCCTTTAAAAGCCTATCTCCGTTGGGTTCTTGAGTCGCTCTGAGGTCTCCAAACCCATACCACCACTTCCTGGTGCCCTTAGAGATCTCCGTAAAAAGCTCTATGGACCTTCTTATATCTCCACCCCAGATGTTATCATCCCCATTGAAGTAAACCTTCCCCGTACACCTTTCTATTTCTTCCACAACCTTATCGATAGGCCTGTAACGGATGGTATCGCCAAAAAACTTTCTCACGGAGCAGAAGGTACATCTGTAAGGACATCCCCTTGCAGTGAAAACTGCTCTGAACTTATAATTTCCCTTTAGAACCCCTGCAAGAGGAAAGGGTATATCATCCAATGGAAGTCTTTCGCCCCGATAAAAAGGCTTTAGTCTCCCTTTTAACGCATCATTCAGAACATCTGCCCATACCGATTCGGCTTCTCCCACAACTATAGAATCCGCATGCCCTTTTGCCTCATCCGGAAGGGCGCTTGGATGTATCCCGCCCAGCACGACCTTCTTACCGAATCTTCTTAAGTCATCTCCAAAACGATACGCCCATGTAACAGTAGCGGTCATGGAGGTTATACCTACGAGGTCAGCATCTATATCTTCTGGCATAGGTTCACGGACATTTGCATCTATAAGGGTAAGTTTGGCATCAGGCATTGCCCTTAGTGTCAATGCCCCAAGGTATTCGAGGATTGGCGGCGCCATTGGCACCCTGCCGGAAAAAGGAAATGGTGGAGAAATCAGGCAGACCTTCATCCGAAATTCTACCTGAATGCCATGGTATACTGCCAATAAGTTCCAGCAGTAAGAGCGGAAATAAGGACGATATGCCACACAAACATCATCTTTTTCCAGATTCGCTGCAGTTTCTCTGGGTCATTGCCATAGGTATTCCCTATGTATCTAAACCTGAGAGACCTTTCAATCTCAAAAGGCAAAAGAACCAGTATACAAACAAGCCCCAGATAAAATAATTCTTTTCCTAATTCGGCGATACCGGATCTCCAATAAATTCCCGTGAAAAGAACAAGAAAAAGGATGAGATACATCCTCAGCAACTGCTTTAACCTTTGTTTCTCGCGTTTTTTGTCAAAAATCTTTTTTACATCCGTAGGGTAAAAAGTTCTCCCAGTCCCGGCAAGGAGAATAACTGTTGTGCATACCAGTCCAAGATAAAAAAGTTCCTTATTCAGTCCGATGAGCGAGGACCGTAGCTCTGTATTTTTGAGAGACAGTCGATAGAACCAGTAGATTGCCAGCACGGTCATTGCCCAGCACCTCGTGGCAAAATTGTGCCCATGCCCGATAAAGGTTCTCAATATTTTTTTCATCTTCTTTAAAAGTGTGTAACCCGGAAACCGCGGTGGAACATATCCGGAACAAGAGGTATGCCCCATATAGTAATTACCATCACTGGTAAAGCTAATAAAGAATACCACGCAAGTTTTTTACCACGCCAACCAAAGGTTAGACGCAGATGCATCCATATTGCATAGACAAGCCATGAGATTAGCGCCTGGACCTCCAGCGGGTCCCAAGCCCAATAACTACCGTGGACTTGCTTTGTCCAGAGAGCACCGGAAATAATCATCAAGGTTAGCATCACAAATCCAATACTAATAAAAAGATAATTCGAATTATCCAGTTTCTTCATCTCCGGTAGCTCTTCATAAAAAGCGTCACCTGTATGTCTCGTCTTAAATAGGTAAAGCAGTCCTACTGCTCCGGCAAGTAAGACAAATCCATAAGCAATCGAGGAAGTAATTACATGTACCCAGAACCACGGAGTATTATATTCCGGCGGAGTTATCCCGATTTCTTTTTCGGAAATCACTGCCCAGATTTGTAGAAAAATCGTAACAGGCATAATTAGAATTCCTGCCGGACGCATAAATCTGGCGAACAAAAAAATCAAAAGAAAGATAAACACTCCTGCCCATGAAGCATCATTGATTATTTGGAAAGTAGAGAAGGAAAGATATGACGGTCGTGTCCAATAGAAAGATAAACAAAGTGTCTGGGAAAGAAAACCCAACCCGGCAAAAAATACTCCCCTGCGGAGTAAGTGCCCTTTTCTATAAATAAAGCTGAAAAGATAAAAAAGAGCACTTATTCCATAAAGACCTACCGCAGCCCAAAAGAAAATAAGAATCGTTTCCAATTATTCTTTTTATTCTTTAATTTCCCGTATTTTTGCCACCTTATCCACTTTATCGGAAAGGGGAACAGGTCTGCTCTGGTCGATTGGCTTATTAGGTTTGACACCGGATTCCTTATTCTTCAGGAATGGCTTCATGTGCTCTGGCGAATCATAAGGTGGGAAAAAAGGTCCGGTATGGTAGCTCTTTTCCCGAAAAGGTGCCATATAGAATGTGAACACCATCACAAGGATTAAAGCAAGCTGAGAATACAAGGCAAGTTTTCTTCCCCGCCAACGAAGCCCCCAACGCAAGCCTAACCAGACCGCATAAACCATCCAGTATCCCCAGACAAGTGCTATTATCGAGTTTCCCGCCCGTGCTACATAATCGCTGGGTAATTTCATGTGAGCCCAAAGAACAGCAAAATGAACCATTATCGTGGCTAAAATGAACGAGACCAGCACAAACCGATAATTCAAACGGTCTAAGACCTCCAGTTCAGGCAGTTGGTCATAGGGATAACCAGTTTTCCCCTTTGCTTTAAGCAAATAAAACAATCCCATTGCTGCCGCAAGTAAGGCGAATCCATAACTGAAACCTCCACCCATAACATGCCCCCAGAGTTGCCAACCTTTGAATACCGGCGAAGGTCCAAGAGGATGACATGGAAGTAAACCTCCTAACACCATCAAACCGAAACTAACCGGCAGAATCAGCACCCCCACAGGTCTTACTGCTCTGTAAACCAGCGAAGCACCGACAAATGCCATCATGCCCATCCAGGTAGTCCCACCGACTACCTTGTCAAACGATCATATACCAGTGTAATTTTGTCTAATCGCTGGCCAGAAAACATTGAGTGCGTGAACGAAAACACCTGCCCACACGAGTTTCATTGCTAAGTGTGCAAGTCTCTCCTTTTTCTGAACAAAAGCCAGGATTTGTAAGGTGGCAGCTACTCCGTAAAAGGCTGTCGCAGTCCAGAAATAAACAACTGCTGGTTCCATTTTTCCCCCCTTTCTTAAAGCATAATATCAATTATAACAATATCATATGTCATAATGCTTGTCAAGTTTTTTTTCGCCTTTTGTCGAGCCAATTTAGGAATGCGATTATTCTATGTCGGGATTGGTTGTGGTGTTATAAAGGGTTAACCCAGACAGCCCATGGGGACCGCATCTTCACTGCTCCGCCTGAACAGAAAAGCGTATTGGCGGTGATGAAATTGAATTTCAGCGGTTCGGTCTGGTTTTCTCTTATCGCTACGGGGCCAAGCAGAATATGCGTAATCCGAGAGCCTGCCCATGTCCCACCGCGGTCGTCATAGGTGGCAAAGTTTATCTGCACCTGCCAATTCAGGTCCGTCCCATCGGCTATAGAGAAGACACTGTCGGTAAAGGTTCCGCTTTTTCTGCCACATGGGTTGTCTACCGCATTTGCAATGCTTAGTTTAATCCCATTCGTCACGGTCATTCTTATCCGCTTATATGTGCCTGCCTGTATCTGCGCCTGCTCGATAACTGCATCCGTGTCTTTTGTGAGGTCTATCTCCTTGCCTGTGGCATTGGAAAAAACTACCTGTGGGTTTGTGTCCGATGCGTCGGCCATAAATTCCACTTTGTGAACGGTTAGTTTTACGCTCGACGGACTTGTTGCACTCAGGTATACCTTTGCCAAAAGGGCGACCCCTGCTACGGCAACCGCCGCAATCAGGACAAAGAGCCATATCTTGCTTAACTTCCGCACTATTTTATTTTTCTTACCGATGCGCGGTCAAAGTGCCTGAAGAAAGGATGTCTTTCGTCCTCTTGTTTTTTCCTTACCTCATAAGTCTCCTCCCTTACTTCTTCCGGAGTAATAATCCATACCCCGGCAAGTTCGGAGTCCGGACCCCGTTTCTCCCTTTCCGCAAGATAAAATTTCTTAAACAAAGGCCCTGCGTGGACATACCTGTAAGGTTTTCCTTTAATCTGCAATGTCCTGCCGCGTCTATCCCGCACGGTCAATTCCACGCTCTTATTAAACCATATGCTTCTGACTAAATTTACATTGGTCTGAGAACCTTCGAATTCCTCGCCAAAGGCTAAATTTCCGTTCTCAATTACAGTCAGTCCGTCTTTGAAGGCAGTACATGGATTGCCTTCCTCATCAGTGGTTGCGAGAACCTTGACCGATTCGGAATCGTTAATTAAAGCGACTATTTCCTTCGACAATTTTTCAGGCACTATTATACCTTTTCTCCGAATGGGTCCTGCTACAGTGAAGCCTGTCTAGGTCACCTGTTGGATGACACCTGTAATTGTTGAAATCAACGCTCAGGTCATACTTCCTATGGATATCGCTTATGCCTTTCATTAGCCTCACATAATATTCGAGGGGCGCAGGCTTCTGTTTTTCCCTGTAAAACACACTGCCCTTCTCGAGACGGTGGATGATGGCAATCGGGCCGACCCCGTGTCGGGCAAAAAATTCAGCACCTTCCAATGTGGATTCCAATGCCTCGTCAATAGTCTTAAACCCATACGGCTGTGTCAGCTCGACTCCCCCTACGAATTGGGTGCAAACATATCCCCTGCCAAATATCTCCACTGCGGACAGGGCACTGTCTATCCAGTACTGCCTGCCAAAATACTTTGCCTTTCCAGGGCACATCCATTCAAAGAGTTTTTCGTCCCATACCTCGATGTGTGGCTGATAAGTGGTGGCACCAGCCTCCTTAAGCCTGAGCAACTGCTCTCTGGAAAAAGCGCTGGCAACCATTTTCGCATAGACCTTTTCCGTGCCAAATGACTTCCTCAGCGTCGTCAATACCTTGACATACTCGTCAACTTCGTTGTCATACGGAGAGTTTCCCGTTGGGTCGGAGCCGGCAAGTAAGACGATATTCATCCATTTCCCTTCTTCTTTCAATGCCTCGTTCATCGTTTCATAGAGGTCATCTAAACATCCCTGTGTATAGCCATGCTTTTTGCGGAGTACGCGTGTGGGGAAACTGCAATATTTACAGGGCTTTTTTTCCAGCCAGAAATGGCATCGGTTATACAGATAGACAAACAGAAGGCCAGGCAACCTGGCGCTTACCACTTTCAACATCGGCGTTCCCCTGCTGGTCTTCTTACCAAAGTATTCGGGATAAGGCACAAAAAAGACCTCTTCCACAGGCTCGCCTCCGTCTAAAAGCCATAACCCATCGTTAATCGCATCGATGGTATAAGAGCTACCTCTTCTTTCATACTCTTGGGGGAATTGCAGGTACATGGGCTCCATGCCCAAAACCCAGCTTCCATCCCTGAATAATGCGCCGCCGAGCACCGGCCTGGGAGTCTTTTGTCCGAGGTCCTCCGAGGCATCATACAGAGAGCCCTCCTCTTTTGCCCTTTCCAATGCCCTCTTGGTCAGGGAAACCCCGCGCAGCTCTGCATCGAGTTTACGAATTAACAGACGCGGAAAATCAGGATACTTCTCTACAACTTCCCCAAAACCCAATTCGTAATTATTTTCATTCACCTTTTTTTCACTCGCAACCAACTGGTGCATTTCTTTATTTTATATAATCGAGCCTTGCTAAATCAACATCAGGACGGCCCGAAGAGCACCTGTAATTGTTAAAGTCCATAGTCAACTTATATCTTCTTTGAATATCGCGGACGCCCTTTGCCAGCCTCACATGATATTCAAGAGGTGCAGGTTTCTGTTTTTGTGCATAAAGTATGCTGCCTCCCACGACCCAGAGGATAAAAAAACTTGAGGCAACCCCATGACGGGCGAAAAATTCAACGCCTTCCAGTGTGGATTTTAGTCCTTCCTCAATCGTCTTAAATCCATTTGGCTGTGCCAGTTCGACCCCTCCTACGAATTGGGTGCATACATTGCCTCTGCCGAATATCTCCACAGCAGACAGGGCGCTGTCTATCCAGTACTGCCTGCCAAAATACTTTGCCTTTCCAGGGCATATCCATTCAAAGAGTTTTTCGTCCCATACCTCTATGTGCGGTTCGTAAGTCACTGCCCCTGCCTCCTTGAGCCTGAGCAGTTGTTC
It encodes:
- a CDS encoding radical SAM protein, with translation MNENNYELGFGEVVEKYPDFPRLLIRKLDAELRGVSLTKRALERAKEEGSLYDASEDLGQKTPRPVLGGALFRDGSWVLGMEPMYLQFPQEYERRGSSYTIDAINDGLWLLDGGEPVEEVFFVPYPEYFGKKTSRGTPMLKVVSARLPGLLFVYLYNRCHFWLEKKPCKYCSFPTRVLRKKHGYTQGCLDDLYETMNEALKEEGKWMNIVLLAGSDPTGNSPYDNEVDEYVKVLTTLRKSFGTEKVYAKMVASAFSREQLLRLKEAGATTYQPHIEVWDEKLFEWMCPGKAKYFGRQYWIDSALSAVEIFGRGYVCTQFVGGVELTQPYGFKTIDEALESTLEGAEFFARHGVGPIAIIHRLEKGSVFYREKQKPAPLEYYVRLMKGISDIHRKYDLSVDFNNYRCHPTGDLDRLHCSRTHSEKRYNSA
- a CDS encoding DUF4382 domain-containing protein, with amino-acid sequence MRKLSKIWLFVLIAAVAVAGVALLAKVYLSATSPSSVKLTVHKVEFMADASDTNPQVVFSNATGKEIDLTKDTDAVIEQAQIQAGTYKRIRMTVTNGIKLSIANAVDNPCGRKSGTFTDSVFSIADGTDLNWQVQINFATYDDRGGTWAGSRITHILLGPVAIRENQTEPLKFNFITANTLFCSGGAVKMRSPWAVWVNPL
- the ccsA gene encoding cytochrome c biogenesis protein CcsA, translated to METILIFFWAAVGLYGISALFYLFSFIYRKGHLLRRGVFFAGLGFLSQTLCLSFYWTRPSYLSFSTFQIINDASWAGVFIFLLIFLFARFMRPAGILIMPVTIFLQIWAVISEKEIGITPPEYNTPWFWVHVITSSIAYGFVLLAGAVGLLYLFKTRHTGDAFYEELPEMKKLDNSNYLFISIGFVMLTLMIISGALWTKQVHGSYWAWDPLEVQALISWLVYAIWMHLRLTFGWRGKKLAWYSLLALPVMVITIWGIPLVPDMFHRGFRVTHF
- the ccsA gene encoding cytochrome c biogenesis protein CcsA; its protein translation is MGMMAFVGASLVYRAVRPVGVLILPVSFGLMVLGGLLPCHPLGPSPVFKGWQLWGHVMGGGFSYGFALLAAAMGLFYLLKAKGKTGYPYDQLPELEVLDRLNYRFVLVSFILATIMVHFAVLWAHMKLPSDYVARAGNSIIALVWGYWMVYAVWLGLRWGLRWRGRKLALYSQLALILVMVFTFYMAPFREKSYHTGPFFPPYDSPEHMKPFLKNKESGVKPNKPIDQSRPVPLSDKVDKVAKIREIKE
- a CDS encoding cobalamin B12-binding domain-containing protein, whose product is MKIKRIMLITPPYHSGVVESAGVWLNVGFVYIAGSLRGAGYEPEIYDAMSLRHTYEDIERRIMDSKPDVVATTAFTAEIVDALKVLKLAKQVNPEVVTVIGNVHPTFCYEEVLTEQHGYVDYIVRGEGEETMVELMDCLSAGDNPEKVKSIAFLKGSTVVVTAMKALIKDLDGLPLAWDLIDWHHYTYKPMEGSVLAIVSSSRGCSQQCSFCSQQLFWQRRWRARSPENFIAELEYLRDRYGVNVVMLSDETPTLSRKRWEQILDLKMKRGLDTRLLLETRVDDILRDEDIMWKYKEAGVDHIYVGVESTSQTTLNIFKKDIKVEESRRALDLINEQDIVSETSFVLGMPDDTKDSMRQTVELAKHYNPDLAFFLAIAPWPYSEIYPELKPYVEVRDYSKYNLVEPVVKPKNMTLNEVRDELGRASMEFYMHKLETLDKMSSRKRDFMIKVIKLIAEDSYLAGDMRTMPEEINRVLKKAGIPMPS
- a CDS encoding B12-binding domain-containing radical SAM protein, whose product is MKVCLIMPPMPFGKAPIAPLTLEYLAALTKRTMPDAEIQLVDGNFSSFSPKDIDADLVGISCKTSTATWGYKLADALRKMGIHVVLGGIHPTALPLEAKAHADSVVVGEAESVWSEVLHDAQRESLKSFYYGEPLPLDNVPFPLKGLTNHPYRISVIFTVRGCPYRCSFCSSRKFFGDTIRYRPIKDVVEEIETCQGSIYLNADENIWVGNIQRAIDLFSALKGSKKKWFGYGDLQAVQTPLGHKLLKSAKDSGLISLWVGWETFSDEGLKAYCAAEKMGRNREDAVKMVKDYGIDITLSVMLGGRADTLDDFDRTVEVADRLGVNVHPALLVPYPGTDLYQEYKPFLFKDKGWEFYDGAHAVFEHPLPEMSPEAREEKFYRVSLKLLSLKKLFGHLFDIPLTGFPTTHLASLMRQLPVRRGMKIAYQEWQMRVKTIADGKSV
- a CDS encoding B12-binding domain-containing radical SAM protein, which translates into the protein MKVCLISPPFPFSGRVPMAPPILEYLGALTLRAMPDAKLTLIDANVREPMPEDIDADLVGITSMTATVTWAYRFGDDLRRFGKKVVLGGIHPSALPDEAKGHADSIVVGEAESVWADVLNDALKGRLKPFYRGERLPLDDIPFPLAGVLKGNYKFRAVFTARGCPYRCTFCSVRKFFGDTIRYRPIDKVVEEIERCTGKVYFNGDDNIWGGDIRRSIELFTEISKGTRKWWYGFGDLRATQEPNGDRLLKAARDSGLFSVWVGWETLSQRMLNMYRASAKQGKNREDAVKKIKGYGIDVTLFVVIGGREDTTADFDRIIELAERLGVGIHPVLLTPLPGTELYEEYKPYLFKGKGWEYYAGVHAVFEHPTMTPKERESMFYKASLRLLSKTRIMKHLFDIRLKGFPMTHLLSLMKQIPMKRAMEKAYKNWKAENYRFTK
- a CDS encoding type II toxin-antitoxin system PemK/MazF family toxin, translated to MKQGEIWWANLPLPVGKRPVVLLSRDEAYSIRNAVTVAEVTRTIRGIPVEVLLGPEDGMPKKCAVNLDTIMTIRKELLTERITLLRSDKLTDIKKAIKFALDLG